Part of the Hevea brasiliensis isolate MT/VB/25A 57/8 chromosome 16, ASM3005281v1, whole genome shotgun sequence genome is shown below.
GTCATGTTTACCAAACATCCAAATTAGCCATTGGAAGCTCAAAAACCAAAAGCTAGTTCCCAATCCCCGAATCAAACAAAAACTTAAATGCATGGCGATGCGATGCTTGGAGTAGTCATTTTAATTTCCAGAGACGATGTGCTCGATACCCACAAAGGCTAATTACTTTGCCAGCTACGTCACAGAAACAACTAAGAtccaaaagagaagatgatatgCTTTAACTTTTTCGGTTTTAATTGAAAGTTAAGAATCAAATTGATTTTAAGAATATGTAAAAAATTTTGTACCCTTATCTGCttattagaaataaatatatatgCACAAATGAATGTGCGATGCTTAAATTCGTCACTGTGCAGGGCTATGTTTGAAAGGTTTCCTAACTGCCACCTAGTTCACATAAATCAACAACGAATAAGTCGAAAGAAGTTGACATCTGTATAGAAGACGATTCTGATGAGAGTAATTTGGTTTATTATATGGAATGTGAAAGGAATTAAATAGTTTTTCCATGTAGAATAGCTCTTCTAAAATTTTGGTCAAATTTTAAATTGGAATATAACTACAATATTTcaatttttagttaaattttcaattgtaTTTTGTTTCTAAGCCTAAGAAGAAAAACTAACTTTAAGTGAATTCTATGCTATGTTTAAATATGTACAGAAAATGGTGATTCCATTGAGAGAACAGATCCAACAATTTTCCACAGTTCGTGACAACATCTCAGCGTTACTGGGTCCTGAGAACAATGCCATGTTGCTTTCTCAATCACTGTTTCTCATTAGTGTTGGAAGCAATGACATCTTCGATTATCAACGAAACACAAGTGCGAAAATGACTGTCCAAGAGTTCCTGGACATTCTTCAGGAAACGTATCAGAATCATCTCCAGGTTAGAAACAATAAAATATTGTTCTTTTCCCTGACAGCAGTTGGATAGGACTAGAGGAGCTAATCACCGAATCATAATTACCTGGACTAGGCATAAATTTTCTATGTTGACATGGCAGAAACTCTATGATTTGGGTGCTCGAAAATTTGGCATTGTGGGTATCCCAGCACTTGGATGCTGTCCATTTGAACGTTTCATCAGAAAAACTGGTGATTGCGTCAAGGAGTTGAATGATTTGGCTCAAGCATTCTTCAATGCCACAGAAACCATCTTAATAAAACTGAGCTCTCAATTTGTAGCGATGAAGTACTCGCTTGGAAATTCTTATACAATGACGCTGGACATCATCGATAACCCACTAGCTTTTGGTAAGAAACGGATTCATATATTAGTCTAGACACCAAAATTGATCATCTTATTCCATGGGGCTAATAGCCCCATGTTGGAGTTGCAACTgaataatttttttcattaatcAGCCCACAAATAGGTATTATACATAAACAACCACCTCCCGTCTTTCAGGTTTCAAGGAGGTGAAACAAGCATGCTGTGGTAATGGAAACTTCAATGGAGGAGCTCCATGTAACGCAAGTGCAAATCTTTGTCCTGATCGCCAAGAGTACTTGTTCTGGGACTGGTTCCACCCAAGTGAGGCCGCTTCTAGATTGGCAGCTCTAACCCTCTTTGGTGGAGAAGTAAGATATGTGACACCCATGAATTTCAGTCGATTGGTGCAGACTACTTAACACGCCCACTCCTGAAACTAATAAATACCAGATgtgctaaccatctcctttgtgaGCAAAATAAGATATTGTTTATTTATCTTTTCACCTAAGTCAAAGGTCTATTGAATTTGTCTAGTGATTAGACTCCTTATTCTCTTCATTGTAACTGGCTTTCTAGTATCCCGGAGTCTTTGCGGACAATTTGTTCTCTTATGCCTCCTTGGCTAGCTAATTAATGcattatcaattaaaaaaaaaaactgtttatTGGACTTTGTTGAGGTATGCACCTATCACTATATATGCCAAGTCATTTGGTGCAAATCTCtatcttgcatttttttttttttttcattccaagGTGTTATGATAAGAACAATTGTCAAATACTATTAATAGGCCAAGGTGTAAAAATGTATGCTTATTTtcacaaaaatttttttaaaaaaatgatttatCTATTCTACCCTTAGTTAACTCTATAGTAACAAGTAATACTAATTAATTGCAACTTCGTATAttttaaaaacaaacaattctaAGGAAAGAGAAAAATAACAATTTTTCTAGGAAAAAATGAGGGATATAAAAGgaataatgaaatttaaaaaatgtgAGTCAATTTATGTTTTCTTAAATGATGTGAAAAAAAATATGAAAGTAACAGCTTTTTGAAATAAAGGGAGTATTtcgaaaattttcaaaaaaagtgA
Proteins encoded:
- the LOC110672551 gene encoding GDSL esterase/lipase At5g55050-like, which codes for MALTSSSSFLCFHMLMLTLFSLISAETTLQVPAIFIFGDSTFDVGTNNFLNDSQAKANFPYNGIDFPYSVPTGRFSNGYNSADQIVRQFGYKRSPPPFFFLLNRSSSFKKRILQGVNFASGGSGILESTGSDAFKMVIPLREQIQQFSTVRDNISALLGPENNAMLLSQSLFLISVGSNDIFDYQRNTSAKMTVQEFLDILQETYQNHLQKLYDLGARKFGIVGIPALGCCPFERFIRKTGDCVKELNDLAQAFFNATETILIKLSSQFVAMKYSLGNSYTMTLDIIDNPLAFGFKEVKQACCGNGNFNGGAPCNASANLCPDRQEYLFWDWFHPSEAASRLAALTLFGGEVRYVTPMNFSRLVQTT